In a single window of the Gossypium hirsutum isolate 1008001.06 chromosome A13, Gossypium_hirsutum_v2.1, whole genome shotgun sequence genome:
- the LOC121212570 gene encoding uncharacterized protein: MSETPSPTSEITSNSENFSGSDAPSDSSGLTITCHRLNGNNFLEWSQSVKIFLLSRERLDYATGEIKKPAVIDAGFAKWMRGNGQVMTWLLNSMTPSISRNFLLYTTAAEIWSAVRETYSSTDNIAELYHVEDQAATLKQGTMPVTLYYNTLTALWQQLDLYAHYDWVDPRDVALYQQIVTQRRLFQFLQGLNKDLDEVRGRVLAISPLPSLREAFSMVKKEESRRCVMLSDEPYSTSERSALLTHQSSPSSKRGRPWCDHCKKPGHSKEKCWKLHGKPQDWKSKHSRDNKSSLFVATSVTSFTKEQIAELQKLFGKFQGSCEGNLVIKDPEGTELEEDDW; this comes from the exons ATGTCCGAAACTCCTTCTCCTACTTCGGAGATTacttcaaattcagaaaatttttcTGGTTCCGATGCTCCATCAGATTCGTCTGGTCTGACTATCACCTGCCATCGATTGAATGGCAACAATTTTCTTGAATGGTCCCAATCGgttaagatttttctcttgagcaGAGAAAGATTGGACTACGCTACTGGTGAAATCAAGAAGCCTGCTGTGATTGATGCTGGTTTTGCTAAGTGGATGCGTGGCAATGGTCAGGTTATGACTTGGCTCCTTAATTCCATGACCCCGAGTATAAGCAGAAACTTTCTTCTTTACACCACAGCTGCTGAAATTTGGAGTGCAGTCCGCGAAACCTACTCTAGCACGGATAACATTGCTGAATTATATCATGTTGAAGATCAAGCAGCCACCCTTAAACAAGGAACCATGCCTGTTACTCTCTACTACAATACCCTTACTGCTCTTTGGCAACAATTAGATTTGTATGCACATTATGATTGGGTAGATCCAAGAGATGTTGCTCTTTATCAGCAAATTGTTACTCAACGAAGACTTTTTCAATTTCTCCAAGGCTTAAATAAGGACCTGGACGAGGTTCGCGGCAGGGTCCTGGCTATTTCTCCTCTTCCCTCCCTTCGAGAGGCTTTCTCTATGGTCAAGAAAGAAGAAAGCCGAAGGTGTGTGATGCTGTCTGATGAACCATATTCCACTTCTGAAAGATCTGCCTTACTGACCCATCAATCATCTCCCTCTTCCAAACGGGGGAGACCTTGGTGTGATCATTGCAAAAAGCCCGGCCACTCTAAGGAGAAGTGTTGGAAGCTTCATGGTAAGCCTCAGGACTGGAAGTCCAAGCACTCTCGAGATAATAAATCAAGCCTTTTCGTTGCCACCTCTGTCACTAGTTTCACTAAAGAACAGATTGCTGAACTTCAAAAACTATTTGGAAAGTTTCAAGGGTCTTGTGAGGGTAATCTGGTCATAAAAGATCCAGAAG GCACTGAACTCGAAGAAGATGATTGGTAA
- the LOC121212568 gene encoding conserved oligomeric Golgi complex subunit 3, with the protein MATNPATAPSKLPKSGAISKGYNFASTWEQNAPLTEQQQRAIQMLSHAVAERPFPANLAQERTSGQDKGLSVSTKDDNFRDSEAIDEILVNSNQFYKWFTDLESALRSETEEKYQHYVDTLVDRIQTCDDILRQVDETLDLFNELQLQHQAVETKTKSLHDACNRLVMEKQRLIEFAEALRSKLKYFDELENITSNFYSPNMNVGNANFLPLLKRLDECILYVENNPQYAESSVYLLKFRQLQSRALGMIRSHVVSVLKSASSQVQAAIWSSGGNKESLSEGVEASIIYVRFKAAASELKPILEEIESKASRKEYVYLLAECHKLYCEQRLSLIKGTVHQRISEFAKKEGLPSLTRSGCAYLMQVCQLEHQLFHHFFPSSSEDVSSLAPLIDPLSTYLYDTLRPKLIHEANVDFLCEMVDILKAEVLGEQLSRKSESLAGLRPSLERILADIHERLTFRARTYIRDEIANYIPINEDLDYPTKLEHSVDVVSVTATNANPDVFKTWYPPLEKTISFLSKLYRSLEPAVFTGLAQEAVEVCSVSIQKASKLVAKRSTPMDGQLFLIKHLLILREQIAPFDIEFSVTDKELDFSHLLENLRRILRGQTSLFDWSGSTSLARTLSPRVLESQVDAKKELEKILKATCEEFIMAVTKQVVDPMLSFVTKVTAVKVALSSGTQNQKRDSVMAKPLKEQAFATPEAVAELVQKVHSAIQRELPVVIAKMKLYLQNPSTRTILFKPIKTNIVEAHIQIQSLLKAEYSPEEKRTINMVSIEELESQLDNLL; encoded by the exons ATGGCAACGAATCCAGCAACGGCACCCTCGAAACTTCCTAAATCCGGAGCCATCTCCAAAGGCTACAATTTTGCTTCTACTTGGGAACAG AATGCACCTTTGACGGAGCAGCAGCAACGAGCAATACAGATGCTATCTCATGCAGTTGCTGAACGGCCGTTTCCAGCCAATTTG GCTCAAGAGCGAACTTCAGGGCAAGATAAAGGTTTGTCCGTTTCTACAAAGGATGACAATTTTAGAGATTCTGAAGCTAttgatgaaattttggttaattcaaATCAG TTTTATAAATGGTTCACGGATCTTGAATCAGCCCTGAGGTCTGAG ACTGAGGAGAAGTATCAGCACTATGTTGATACTCTAGTAGATCGCATTCAGACTTGTGATGATATACTTCGACAA GTGGATGAGACGTTGGACCTATTTAATGAACTACAGCTGCAACACCAAGCTGTAGAAACAAAAACTAAAAGTCTTCATGATGCATGCAATCGATTG GTAATGGAGAAGCAAAGGCTGATTGAGTTTGCTGAAGCACTTCGCAGTAAGCTCAAGTATTTTGATGAGTTGGAGAAT ATTACTTCCAACTTTTATTCTCCAAACATGAATGTTGGAAATGCAAACTTTCTCCCACTTCTTAAACGGCTCGATGAGTGCATATT GTATGTTGAGAATAATCCACAATATGCAGAATCCAGTGTTTATTTGCTAAAATTCCGTCAACTCCAG TCTCGGGCTCTTGGTATGATCCGCTCTCATGTAGTATCTGTTCTCAAAAGCGCATCTTCTCAG GTCCAGGCAGCAATTTGGAGCAGCGGTGGCAACAAAGAATCTCTTTCTGAGGGTGTTGAGGCATCTATAATTTATGTTCGTTTCAAGGCAGCTGCTAGTGAG CTTAAGCCTATATTAGAGGAAATTGAAAGcaaagcatcaaggaaagaataTGTTTATCTTCTTGCAGAATGCCATAAATTGTACTGTGAACAGAGGCTTTCTTTG ataaaaggTACAGTGCATCAGCGCATATCTGAATTTGCCAAGAAAGAGGGTTTGCCATCATTGACTAGATCAGGATGTGCATACTTAATGCAG GTCTGTCAACTTGAGCATCAACTCTTTCATCATTTTTTCCCATCTTCTTCTGAGGATGTTTCAAGTTTGGCTCCATTAATAGATCCTTT GTCTACATACTTGTATGACACATTGCGGCCAAAACTCATTCATGAAGCAAATGTTGATTTTctttgtgaaatggttgatatcCTCAAAGCTGAAGTCTTGGGAGAACAGCTTAGTAGAAAGAGTGAGTCATTGGCAGGGTTACGCCCATCATTAGAAAGAATTTTGGCAGACATTCATGAACGCTTGACTTTTCGTGCTCGAACATATATCCGTGATGAG ATTGCAAATTATATCCCGATTAACGAAGACTTGGATTATCCTACAAAACTGGAGCATTCTGTAGACGTGGTGTCAGTAACTGCT ACTAATGCAAACCCAGATGTATTCAAAACTTGGTATCCACCCTTGGAGAAAACCATATCTTTTCTCTCAAAACTGTATCGTTCTTTGGAACCAGCTGTCTTCACTGGCTTGGCACAG gAAGCTGTGGAAGTTTGTTCTGTCTCAATCCAA AAAGCAAGCAAACTAGTTGCAAAGAGATCCACACCTATGGATGGGCAACTCTTCCTTATAAAGCACCTTTTGATATTAAGGGAACAG ATAGCACCATTTGACATAGAGTTCTCAGTTACAGACAAAGAACTTGATTTCTCTCATTTGCTG GAGAACCTGAGACGCATACTTAGAGGCCAGACCTCATTATTTGACTGGTCTGGATCAACATCATTAGCAAGGACCTTATCTCCCCGTGTTTTGGAAAGTCAAGTAGATGCCAAGAAG GAACTGGAGAAAATCTTAAAGGCAACTTGTGAAGAGTTTATTATGGCAGTCACTAAGCAAGTAGTGGATCCTATGCTTTCATTTGTTACCAAG GTAACAGCTGTAAAAGTTGCATTATCTTCTGGCACGCAGAATCAAAAAAGAGACTCAGTAATGGCTAAGCCACTCAAGGAACAAGCCTTTGCTACACCAGAAGCAGTGGCTGAACTTGTTCAGAAG GTACATTCAGCTATTCAGCGAGAACTTCCGGTTGTGATAGCAAAGATGAAACTTTATTTACAGAACCCATCAACAAGAACAATTCTTTTCAAACCTATCAA GACAAATATTGTGGAAGCCCATATCCAGATTCAATCTCTTTTAAAAGCAGAGTATTCTCCAGAAGAGAAACGTACAATCAACATGGTCTCAATAGAAGAACTGGAATCACAGCTTGACAATCTCTTGTAA
- the LOC107893380 gene encoding uncharacterized protein → MARFEGRVSYSSLSEVEKEKNNNAYQFDDDYIDSDWTVPEDKSIVSLGSKSIKKGNPYQFPADSDEFIDGGYDSSDDVRVSMRNGLEPEVNLKNVLSGLIAIVTGTNKGSPSVSVNQQCQSSNVSFLGSGNNGDTCLQSSVYIPSAPPLMEPSGINYNAYKEVLEAEPPEWLPDSSTTVCMQCSSLFTAITRGRHHCRFCGGIFCRACSKGRCLLPVKFRDRNPQRVCDSCYDRLDPLQGVLINSISNAAQVAKHDVMDWTCTRGWLNLPVGLSMEHEIYKASTTLRSYCQVAQSSPEKSIPLAVLKGAKGLAILTVVKAGVLLAYKLGTGLVIARRSDGTWSAPSAIFSVGLGWGAQIGGELMDFIIVLHDLQAVKTFCSRMHFSLGAGCSAAAGPMGRVLEADLRAGDRGSGMCYTYSCSKGAFVGVSLEGNIVATRMDTNLRFYGDPYLTSTDILLGTVSRPKAAEPLYVALDDLYSSLNC, encoded by the exons ATGGCAAGATTTGAGGGTAGGGTTTCGTATTCGTCGCTTTCAGAGGTAGAAAAGGAGAAAAATAATAACGCCTATCAATTTGATGATGATTATATTGATTCTGATTGGACTGTGCCAGAAGATAAAAGTATCGTCTCATTAGGCTCAAAGTCGATAAAGAAAGGTAATCCTTATCAGTTTCCTGCTGATTCTGATGAGTTCATCGATGGAGGATATGATTCAAGCGATGATGTCCGTGTATCCATGCGGAATGGCTTGGAACCAGAGGTGAActtgaagaatgtgttgagtGGCTTAATTGCAATTGTAACTGGGACTAATAAAGGCTCCCCGAGTGTTTCGGTGAATCAGCAGTGCCAAAGTTCTAATGTCTCATTTCTGGGGTCTGGAAACAATGGGGATACCTGTTTGCAATCCTCTGTTTATATACCGAGTGCCCCGCCGCTTATGGAGCCAAGTGGGATAAATTATAATGCATATAAAGAAGTGCTGGAAGCTGAGCCTCCGGAGTGGCTTCCAGATAGTTCTACCACTGTTTGCATGCAGTGCAGTTCTCTCTTTACAGCAATTACGCGTGGCAGACATCATTGCCGGTTTTGTGGAGGGATTTTCTGTAGAGCATGTTCTAAGGGAAGGTGCTTGCTACCTGTTAAATTTAGGGATAGAAATCCCCAGAGGGTCTGTGATTCTTGCTATGATAGACTTGATCCATTGCAGGGTGTTCTTATTAACTCCATTAGCAATGCTGCACAAGTAGCAAAACATGATGTCATGGATTGGACGTGCACTCGAGGTTGGTTGAACTTGCCGGTTGGTTTGTCCATGGAACATGAGATCTACAAAGCATCCACCACCTTGAGAAGCTATTGCCAG GTTGCTCAGTCGAGTCCAGAGAAATCTATACCACTGGCTGTTCTTAAAGGAgccaaaggcttagctattttaacTGTTGTTAAAGCTGGAGTTCTTTTAGCATACAAGCTCGGGACTGGTCTTGTTATTGCTCGAAGGTCCGATGGAACATGGTCTGCTCCATCAGCTATATTCTCTGTTGGTTTAGGATGGGGTGCTCAG ATTGGGGGTGAACTCATGGATTTCATAATCGTGCTTCATGATTTACAAGCCGTGAAGACATTTTGTAGTCGCATGCATTTTTCTCTTGGTGCTGGCTGCAGTGCTGCTGCAGGACCTATGGGGAGAGTGCTGGAAGCAGATCTTCGGGCAGGAGATAGAGGCTCTGGCATGTGTTACACATACAGTTGTAGTAAAG GGGCATTTGTTGGTGTGTCACTGGAAGGGAACATCGTTGCAACAAGAATGGATACCAACCTACGGTTCTATGGTGATCCTTATCTCACCAGTACTGACATATTACTCGGGACTGTGAGCCGGCCAAAGGCTGCTGAACCCTTGTATGTTGCTCTGGATGATCTCTACTCTAGCCTAAATTGTTAG